In the Oncorhynchus nerka isolate Pitt River linkage group LG2, Oner_Uvic_2.0, whole genome shotgun sequence genome, one interval contains:
- the LOC115135124 gene encoding arf-GAP with SH3 domain, ANK repeat and PH domain-containing protein 1-like → MLEETAPNVPPPPPPVSPPVGWGDVIIPTTSSSSSSSSKKRTPPPPFVIRHKRTYSEPTPKCPTAPIPPDRSTQEELLLLQQLMGILIKYQKRPSVLYYGVPSNSKGYSGPESSFQKCVSGSPKYSVTALNSLSELPERGFRADGESKKSHFVYQMPQPSSRHPPLNSPMAPRSISLQSNGASSHQGDPPHPMPRRALPKPKVMRVQAIYGCVGDHHDELTFNEGEVLVVLGEDDADWWHGYVEGQPNKKGLFPSSFVHLLSD, encoded by the exons atgctggaggaaacag CTCCAAAtgtcccacctcctcctcccccggtTAGCCCACCAGTGGGCTGGGGTGATGTCATCATCCCCACCacaagtagcagcagcagcagtagcagcaagaAGAGGACCCCCCCTCCGCCTTTTGTTATCCGCCACAAGCGCACCTACTCAGAGCCCACCCCCAAGTGCCCCACAGCCCCCATTCCTCCCGACAGATCCACGCAG gaagagctgctgcttttgcaacagctaatggggatcctaataaaataccaaaaaagACCTTCCGTCTTGT ATTATGGGGTACCATCAAATTCAAAAGGCTACAGTGGTCCAGAGTCATCCTTTCAgaagtgtgt CTCAGGGTCTCCAAAATACTCTGTGACTGCCCTTAACTCCCTATCTGAACTGCCAGAGAGAG GATTCCGCGCAGATGGAGAGAGCAAAAAGTCCCACTTTGTCTATCAGATGCCTCAGCCCAGCAGCAGACACCCTCCTCTAAACTCCCCCATGGCCCCCCGCTCCATCAGCCTGCAGTCCAATGGGGCCTCCTCCCACCAAGGCGATCCCCCACACCCCATGCCCAGGAGAGCACTG CCCAAGCCAAAAGTGATGCGTGTCCAAGCCATCTATGGCTGTGTGGGTGACCACCATGATGAGCTCACTTTCAACGAGGGCGAGGTATTGGTTGTGCTTGGAGAGGACGATGCTGATTGGTGG